In Populus trichocarpa isolate Nisqually-1 chromosome 7, P.trichocarpa_v4.1, whole genome shotgun sequence, the following proteins share a genomic window:
- the LOC7491726 gene encoding GDSL esterase/lipase 4 isoform X1: MAASKLTFNFLLLSFLASLLIPEISLCDHSRQPKRHVAMFLFGDSIFDAGNNNYINNISVFYRANYWPYGETFFHFPTGRFTNGRLIVDFIATKIGLPFVPPYLQPGINFTNGVNFASAGAGVFPLANPEVISLRMQLSNFKNVAISMEEQIGDKEAKKLRSQAVYATCVGANDYTYFVDNYPNATQLEQDEFVNNMVGNLTDFVKELYNLGARKFAILNVGPRGCQPAARQSEDLRGDECDEVSLEMIKKHNSAASKAIKELESKLSGFKYSIADFYTILLDMIKHPKDYGFKESRYSCCGHGMYNAAHCGIEPYTLCKNPREYLFFDGWHPTEPGYRILADLFWNGKPSIAAPYNFRQLFDLESTPIILSEEYEVPHYE, encoded by the exons ATGGCTGCATCAAAATTAACCTTCAATTTTCTTCTGCTCAGTTTCCTTGCCAGCCTTCTCATCCCAGAAATCTCCCTATGTGATCACTCTAGACAGCCAAAAAGACATGTTGCCATGTTCTTATTTGGAGATTCAATCTTTGATGCAGGAAACAATAACTACATCAATAATATCAGCGTTTTCTATAGAGCAAATTATTGGCCATATGGAGAAACCTTCTTCCACTTTCCTACTGGGAGATTCACCAATGGCCGTCTCATTGTCGACTTCATCG CAACAAAGATCGGTCTACCGTTCGTCCCCCCATATTTACAACCTGGTATTAATTTCACTAATGGGGTAAATTTCGCAAGTGCTGGAGCTGGTGTCTTTCCTTTAGCTAATCCTGAAGTG ATTAGTCTTCGCATGCAACTTAGCAACTTCAAGAACGTGGCCATTTCGATGGAGGAGCAGATTGGGGACAAAGAGGCAAAGAAACTGCGGAGCCAAGCAGTCTATGCGACTTGTGTTGGAGCCAATGATTACActtattttgttgataattaCCCTAATGCTACTCAGCTTGAGCAAGATGAATTTGTGAACAATATGGTGGGTAACTTGACAGATTTTGTAAAG GAATTGTACAATTTAGGTGCGAGGAAATTTGCTATTTTAAACGTAGGGCCAAGAGGTTGCCAACCAGCCGCAAGACAAAGCGAAGATCTCCGTGGTGATGAATGTGATGAAGTATCATTAGAGATGATAAAGAAACATAACAGTGCTGCATCTAAAGCCATCAAGGAATTGGAAAGCAAACTATCAGGATTCAAATACTCAATTGCAGACTTCTATACCATCCTTTTGGATATGATAAAGCACCCAAAGGATTACG GCTTCAAGGAATCAAGATATTCTTGTTGTGGCCATGGAATGTATAACGCAGCACATTGTGGAATAGAGCCATATACACTATGCAAAAATCCAAGAGAATATCTATTCTTTGATGGATGGCATCCTACCGAACCTGGTTATCGGATTCTAGCTGATCTGTTTTGGAATGGCAAACCAAGTATCGCAGCCCCATATAACTTTAGACAACTATTTGATCTCGAATCTACACCCATCATTTTATCAGAAGAATATGAAGTTCCCCATTATGAATAA